The DNA window GCACCATGAATTGGCCAGAAATTTCGATATTGTTTTAATTGATTCAGACAAAGGTCTCGGAAATGGGTTTACGATTCCACTCGGACACCTGCGGGAACCCCTATCCGGTTTAAAGAGAGCTGATATGGTGATATTTACCCGCTGTAAACCGGAAAACGAAGGTAAAAGGAAAGAACTTAAAAAAGAAATTTATCGGATTAAAAAGGAACTTCCCATTCTGGAAAGCCATCTTAAGGCCGAATGTTTGTTGAACTCCAAACAGGAAAAACATGATTTAGAAGAATTGGCCAATAAAGAGATATATGCCTTTTCCGGGATAGGAAACCCTTATTCATTTGAAAGAATGTTGGTACAGTACATGCCCGCAAAGGTTCACTTCAAACATTTTCTGGATCACCATAGCTTTAGTGAAAAAGATATAGAAAATATTATAAAAGAATCCAATGGTTACCATTGGATTATATGCACCGAAAAGGATTTTGTGAAAATCAAGGATTTCCGGATAGAAGGTCTGGAGAAAATTTTTTACCTAAAAATCCATTTTGAACTGGAAAAAGAAGAACAATTATTAGAGCAATTTAAGTGCCTCGCTTTATGATTTCTGTATTCGAGTTTTACAGTTTCCGGCATAGGGAATATCTTTTCTTCCTAATAGACCGAATACAGAAAGAAGCATCATGAAAAGGTAAAGCAAAAAAGAGAAAGCTCCGACTGTATGCAAAATACTGAATTTATACAGGCATAAAACTAAGAAACTGAAAGCTATGAGAAAGTTTAAAATATACAGATAAAAATTATCGCGAATAAAAATAAATAAAAGGCCAAATATAACTTCCGGAATATTTACCAGACTTAAAGCGGCTGTATTTGCATCCGGGTACAAACGAAAATAGATTTTATGCACCAGGTAACCCTGGAAATAATAACCAAGATAGAGCGACTGGAATACCCAGAAAAAACATAAAGAAAGTCGAATCAGGTATAAATTCATGCTTCGTTTCAAAGAAAGTGAAGGAGGAATTTCCTTTTCCAGATATATCTTAAGTCTATCCAGACTATAAGCCGTTACAAATTTCAAAATATGTCGAAATAGTAATATATCGAATAAAAACCCCAGTTTCCCGTATCTCGGCCTATATTGAAACTCGGTTCGAAACAGGGTAGAGTTTTCCGTTTCGGGGATTAGAAGATGATAACCCTTTCCTCTTCGAATCGGACAATGAGAATCTTCTGAACCAAAATTGAGTGTAGAATAAATCTCTCCATTCTCCCCTTCCTTTTCCTCAATTTCTCCGTAACCGCTGAGTTGAAAGAATCTTCCGAAGATAGAACGAACAAAAGAAAAAGTGAATATACCTTTTTCCCTTTGTTCTTCTGTCTGCTCTCGGATAAAAATTCGACTAAACCGTAAATCCCAGTTACTCTGATGCGTGGGATGGATAGCTTCCCTGACCTTTTCTATGGGTGCTCGGATTCGTATTTCTAAAAAAATATCTTTTAAGTTCATGCGAATACCTTTTCAATTTCTCGAATATGCCGGATTCCTGAAATTTCCTTTCCCGCTGAAGAAGCTTCTGTAATATTTCCTTCCGGGATGAGAATTTTTTCAATACCGATAGATTGTAGTTCTTTAATGCGTGTATTGATATGGCTAACAGGTCGAATTTCTCCGGACAAACCCACCTCCCCGATGACAGCCAGTTCTCCGCGGGGTTCTTTGTCAAGATAGCTGGATATAATACTTACACAGATGGCCAGATCCAGAGCCGGTTCGTCAACATTTAAACCCCCTGTCAGGTTACTAAAAATATCACACTCAATCATCCTCATATCAAGATACTTTTCGATGACAGCGGCCATTAATACAAGTCTTCGATTATCCAGTCCTTCAGCCATACGCCTGGCCTGCGAAAAAGAAGTACGGCTTACCAGTGCCTGCACTTCTACAGTTAAAGCCCGACTTCCTTCCATAATAGCTGAAAGCACAGAACCTGTTTTTTCCTCCCGATTCCTGGAAATAAAAAGCAGGTTTCTATCAATTACTTCACGTAAACCTTCCGAATACATTTCAAATACGGCAATATCTCCTACCGCACCGAAACGATTTTTAGCAGCCCGTAATATTCGATAATAGTTAAGTTTGTCTCCTTCAAAATACAAAACCGTATCGACCAGATGTTCTAATACCTTGGGGCCGGCGATATTCCCTTCTTTTGTTATATGACCTATGATAAAAATGGGTATATTTATTTTTTTGGCAGTCTCCAAAAGTTCCTGGGTACACTCCCGAAGCTGTGTAATGGTTCCTGCCTGATTCATAAGAGATTCCTTATGTATTGTTTGGATGGAATCTACAAAAACCAGAGAAGGTTTTTCTTGTAAAATCATAGCTGATATATTCTCTACATAACTTTCTCCAGAAATAAGAATATGCTCTGATTTGATTTTCATCCGCCTGGCACGAAGACTAATTTGGGAAGGAGACTCTTCTCCGGATACATAGATAACCCTGTGATTCTTCTCAGCCAATTTACGAGAAATTTCCAGTATTAAAGTGGACTTACCCACACCCGGCTCTCCTCCTATAAGAACGAGAGAACCGGGAACAATTCCTCCTCCGAGCACCAGGTCAAGCTCGGAAAGTCCGGTCTTTATCCGCTTATATTCCTCCTGTTCAACTTCCTGAATCGATACCGGTTTTGCATAAGACAGAGACTGGGAACTTAAGGGTTTACTAAACCGATCTGAAGAAGAGACTTCTTCAATAATACTACTCCAGGTTCCACAGGAACTACATTTTCCTGCCCATCTGGAAAATACAGTTCCGCATTCCTGACAAATAAAATTTTTTGTCTTTTTTTTCAAACCTCTAGTGTTCCAGAATTCCTGTCATTTCAAGGAGATCCAACTCCACCATGGTAGGAATAAAACGAAAACACTCTTCGGCTAATTCCAGCCTCCCTTCTCTTTCGAGCATTTCGCTGAGTATGGATTGAAGAGTTGCCAGGTAACGTACATCTTCGCAGGCGTATTCGATTTGATCGAAATTTAGATTTTTCTTGCCCCAGTCAGAGGATTGATTCTTTTTATCCATATTTTCACCGAAAAACTCACGGATGAGTTCTCGAAGACCGTGTCTGTCCGAATAGGTTCGACTAAGTTTACTCGCTATCTTGGTACAAAAAATAGGATTCACCCGGATACCCAACCAGGATTTTAAGGAACAGAGGTCCATACGGGCATAATGAAATATCTTGGTGATAGCCGGATTTTCGAGGAGTGCCTTCAGTCTCGGGGCTTCCGTTTGACCCGGAACGATTTGAACGAGGCTAAAATTATTTCGAGTATCACACATTTGGACTACGCAGAGCCTGTCACGACGGGGATTCAATCCCATCATTTCACAGTCTACTGAGAGCGTATCATCTTCGAGATAGGTTTGAAATATGCTTTCATCCAGATCGCACTGGAATAGAATGGGTTTTATTTTAGAAGGTTTTGGGCTCATAAGTTATACTTTCATTTAGAGTTCAATAAAACAAATATTTTATAGCTTAGATTTAGAAAGAAATATTTTTTTTAGAAGGGGGAGGAATTGGAAAACATTGAATTAAGTTATATCCTTAATGGAAAATTAGAAAAAACGGGATTTCAAGTCGGCGAAGAAGGGGAGTTTCGGAGTAAGGACGGCTTTTTCATACTCAAATCCCGGAGTTTAGTTAATCGTTTTCAGGGTCAGCATATATCTCTCAGCCTTCATTTCAGCGGACAAAACCCGGGAGCCAGCAGTCTTGAACTGGAAACTCTAAAAGTGGATATAAAGGCTCCCAGGCTTCAATCAGCCCTCGTATTTCAGCAGGGTTATCAGTCCTGGTCTTTCTCCGTAGCTTACCAGCATACCGAAAGAGACCTATCACCCGCCCTGGAATTTTTACGCTATAACGAGGAAAATGTTTATACTCACCATTCAGGAAAGTTCGGGGACTTCCAAACAGAAGGTTTTATGGCCCTGTATTCCGAAAAGGATAAAAAAGGTTTGCTGGTGGGGGCCAGTTCAGCAGACGGACCCAATCAAACCTACCGTGTTCTATATAAGCCGAACGGAGAGATCCATTCTCTTTCGGTTTCTTTTGGCTTATATTGCAACCGGGAAGTAAATGTAAATGCAAAACTGGATCTGGGAAGCCTGGATACCTATGAATTTAAAATTAGCCCAGAAGAAGCACTGGAAAATTTTGCTCGCTTTAGCTCTGAAAAATATGCCAGACCCACAAGAGAAATGCCAACTCCGAGAGGCTGGTGTTCCTGGTATTATTATTATACCGAGATCAATGAAGATGTAATTTTAAACAATCTGCGTCTATTACAGGAAAAGCAACCCGGCCTGGAATTTTTCCAGATAGATGATGGTTATCAAAAAGAAATTGGAGATTGGCTACTTTTTAATGAAAGGTTTCCGAATGGCCTAAAACCTATTGTTGAAGAAATCAAAAAGACGGGAATGAAACCGGGACTCTGGCTTGCACCTTTCTTAATCCGAAAAAAATCCGAATTTTTCCAGACCTATCCCGAAGCTGTTTTACGTGATACAAAAGGAAACCCGGTTCCGGCCCTCTGGAACCCACTCTGGGGCTGGGACTATACCTATACAATGGATGCAAGTCATCCCCGAGCCTTAGAGTTTTTAGAACATGTATTTGATGTACTGGTAAACGAACTGGGCTTTGTTTATTTAAAGCTTGATTTCTTATATTCGGCTTCTCTTATAGGTGAAGCTTTCGATAAAAGTTTACACCCGGCGAGCCGTTACAGGAATGCTTTAAAACGAATTCGTAAAGTAGTTGGAGAAGAGGTTTTCCTACTCGGTTGCGGTGCCCCCCTGGTCCCTTCCTATGGAATTTTTGATGGAATGCGCATAGGTTGTGATGTGGCTCCATTCTGGTATCCCGAATGGTTTAGAAAATTAGCGAATGATAAACATGCTCTTTGTACGGAAAAAGCCCTGGTCAATACCTTAACCCGAAGCTTTCACCATCGAAATCACTGGTTAAATGACCCGGATTGTTTATTAGTTCGTAAAGATAAAAATTTTATGACCGAAAAGCAAACCATCCTTATGGCAACTATAATGGCAATGAGTGGAGGAATGCTCCTTATCAGTGATAATATGGAAACTATAGCAAATTCAAGATTGGTAATATTACAAAAAGCGATAGAATTGAGTAAAGCCTGCGAAAAGAAAAAGTCTATTCCTCTCGGAATTTTTGAAAGCAAGTTTCCAAAAGGATTTTATAATCCGGCAGGTTTTTTAGGGATCTGGAACCCGGAAAGAACAGAGAAAGTTATAGAACTTAATCTTCCGGAAGAAATTCCTCTTTCCGTTTTTCGTGACTATTGGACCGAGAAAAAGATAAGTGAAATCTCTATAAAAGGAAAGAAGCTGCACGCCAATCTTTCGGCCTTTCAAACGTATGTGTTTCAGTTTTAAATAAAAACCGGATAAAGTTCTTCTATCTTTTTTAGAAAAATACGATATAGCTATTTAAGGAAAGTAGAATTTTATGAAAGGTTTATTGAGTATTTTTTTACTCATTTTATCCAATACGTTTATGACTCTTGCTTGGTACGGGCATTTAAAATTTGCTGAATTAAGCTTCATGAAAAAGGCAGGTCTTTTTGGTATCATTCTTATAAGCTGGGGAATTGCCTTTTTTGAATATATCTTCCAGGTGCCGGCAAACCGAATAGGCTTTATAGGAAATGGAGGACCTTTCAGTATCTGGCAACTCAAAGTAATTCAAGAAGTAATTACTTTGAGTCTCTTTACATTTTTTGTGCTTCTGGTATTCAAAACCGAAACTTTTCGCTGGAATTATCTTATAGGATTTTTCTTCCTTATTCTGGCAGTATTTTTTATTTTTAAAAAGTGAGTTTTATATACCAGACACCTTTCAACATAAAATCATAGTTGAAGTAAGCAAAAATCTTTCTTTTCATCATACCCAATTAAATAAGAAACTATTTCAACACTTCCCTATATTTTTCTAAAGGTATAATGAGAGACAATCCATTCATTTCCTCTATCATATCCAAATAGTTCAGCAACAGCCATAAAAAAAATACGCCAGTACTGCAACCAGGCAGAAGCCCGCTTTTCACCATAAACACCTGTAAAAATTTTTAACACTTCCTCTCGATTTTTATCCAAATTTTCTAACCAGGCATTGGAAGTTTTTTCATAATGCTTACCATTATATATAATATGCGATTCATTGAAGAAGCCTCTGGCAAAGTAAAAGAACAAGTGCCGGGATGGCATAATACCTCCCGTAAAAAAATACCGAGACATCCAATCTGTATCATCCGTATCTTCAAACAAATAGGCCAGGTCTTTGTGACAAAATATATGGATAAATAGTAAACCCTCCTCTTCAAGAAAACTATGAATCTTCTTAAAAAGCCCATCATAATTACGAACATGTTCAAACATCTCTACAGAAACAACTCTGTCAAACTTTCTATTAAGCTCTAAAGTATTAATATCACAGGTAATCACTTCAAGGTTATGAAGATTTCTATCTTTTGCCTGTTGTAAAATATAATCTTTCTGGCTTTTAGAATTAGAAACAGCCACAATCTTAGAGTTCGGAAATTGCTCAGCCATATATAAACTTAAAGAACCCCAACCACAACCCAGTTCTAATATTCTTTGTCCATCGCTCAATTTTGCAGTTTCAACAGTTTTTGCCAGCATCTTAGCTTCTGCCTGTGATAGATCTTTTGTAGTATCATCCCAATAACAGGAGCTATATTTTTTATACTTCCCCAATACCAGATTATAGAATTCAGCCGGAACTTCATAATGCTGCTCATTAGCTTTATCTGTATCAACAGCAATTTTACTGGATTTCAATGTCTCCAAAAGATCTATAAATTTCTTCTGCTGTTTTTCTATCGAGCTTTCCCTTTCCTGCTTAAGCCTCTGAGTGCATAAAGAACGAATTCCTACACGTAAGATAGCATCAGGTAAGATTCCTTTTTCCAAAATTGCATCGAAGTTCATTCAAGCCTCCTTCCTAATTTTTAAATAGATGGATCTATCCTGATGAAACAGCCTGCATAATTATCTCCTATTGTCAAATGTTTTAATTTAACATTTGACAATTTTTTATAATTATTCTAAATAGATTTTTATGTATAAGAGCGAATATAAGCTAAACAACCTGAGAATTACCGGTATTTCCGTTGCAGAAACCGGCATCTTTGCCCTCGAAGTAATGATTCGACTGTATCTGCTCAATTTTTATACCGATGTTGTCGGTCTAAAAGCAGAATTAGCAGGACTGGCTATCTCAGCAGGTATTTTCTGGGATGCTATTTCCGATCCCTTAATGGGCATTCTCTCTGATAAAACCCAAAGTTCTTTGGGAAAAAGAAGGCCTTATATACTGGCCGGAAGTATTGGTCTGGCATTAGCCACTTTTATTATCTTCAATCCACCATTTTTAGAAAGCAACTCAGCCAAATTTTCCTATTTATTGCTTAGTTTCATTTTTTTGAGTACCTGTCTTACTGTTTTAAGTATCCCCCACACCGCTCTCGTGGCAGACATTGCAGTGGATCCTGATAAGCGAAATAAGATCTTCGCTATCAAAATGATCCTCGGAAATATGGGCTTACTCTTAGCGATTAGTCTCCCGCTTCTTTTATCACAGGAAAAACAGGGCTTATCTGATTTTTACAGTCTATCCTTTATTCTGGCCATCACGATCATCACAAGCGGTTTATTCAGTTTCTTTAGTAGTAAAGGCTTCGATACCAATACCCACAAAAACCCTTCAAATCAATTAATTAGCTTATTATTAAAACAGGTAATAGCAAACAGGGCATTTCTTTTATTTATTTTAGCTTATTTTATTGCCTACATTGGGGTTGCTATCAATTCCAGTCTGGCTTTGTACTACTACCAGTACAAACTGGGACTCAGAAACCAAGAGATAGGTCTCATTCTGATTATCTTTATCCTGAGCTGGCTTCTCGCCAGTCTCTTATGGCTATCACTGAGTAATCGATTCCATAAACAAAAATTAGCTTTTTTAGGTATCTTTCTTCTCGGTGTCCTTACCAGCATATCTTACCCCTTTTTCCCGGAAAAACAATTATTTTATCCCTTATTTATGGCTGTAATAGGTGGTTTTTTAGTTGGTTCCATCTTCCTATTTGATTCAATATTAGCCGATTTAGAAGAAGCTGATAGACTAAAAACAGGCACTGAAAAGGACGGTATCTATTTCAGTCTGGCTAAATTTTCAATGAAAGCCTCTCGCTCTTTCGCCGTGGCTCTGAGTGGTTTTTTATTAAGTCTTATACATTTCCTACCCAAACAAGCACAGAATCCCGAAACCAATTTTCAATTGGGTCTACTTTTTGGTCCCTTTGTAGGTTTCTTTTTTATTTTAAGTTCGATTTTATTTTTGAAAATCCCCCTAAAGAAAAATGGAGTTATATGAATATGAATATCTTTTTTAAACTTCTTTCAGTCTGTATCCTTCTTTCCAATCCAGTTCTTGGAGAAAAAATTTTCTACCGTGGCAATGCCTATGAATCGAATACAAATAAATTTCTATATTCAGAAAATCATATAGAACTATACGAAAATGGTCGGCATATTTCTTCTACAGTACTGTATAAAGACAGAAATAATACAGTTATAGCAGAAAAGAAAATTGTATTTAAAAAATCTACTATAGCACCGGAATACAGTTTCAAAGACAAACGCAACGGTCAACTGGAAAAGGTAAGAACATCCGGTGATATGATAGACATACAATACAGAGAGAATACAAACTCAGCCTTAGAAAAGGTCAGTATACCCCGAACGAATAATATGGTGATAGATGGAGGCTTTGATTACTTTGTTAGGATGAATTGGGATATTATTTTAAAAACTTCAAGTATTTTTTCCTTTGTTTCAACATCCAGAAAAACTACTTTTTCTTTTAGTATTCAATTTACAGGAAAAGAGCAGTTTAATGACTTACTCTGCGCAAAATTTATCATGCGCCCCGGGAATCCTATTTTAAAATTTTTAGTCAAACCTATAATATTACATTATAGCTGGGAAAACAAGAGACTTATTTCTTATCAGGGATTATCAAATATAGCCGATAGCAAACAAGATAAAAATTATTCCGTAAGGATTCTTTTCAATTATCCGAAATAAGAAATATAGGGACGATAAGCTCACTTTTCTTTCGAACCGGATAAAAAAAGCTGGATACAATTCCTATCCCCCTGTATTATAAAAAAAGGCATTATTTACACATAAAGGGAAATCGGATGAATGATAATAAGCAACATTTCCACATGGAAGTTTCACCTCTCTGGAGTTTAATCGCTGAAGTTAAAAATAAAGTCTCAAGTTTAATGGCTGATTATGAGAAAGGGCAGGTAGAGTTCGCCAGTATGGTTATCTCGGAGTTAATGGAAAATGCAATTAAGTATGGTGTTTCCAAAACCGATCTTCCTTATGTCGGAGTTGAGTTTACCATTGAAAATTCCTTTGTCAATATTCAAATCAGCAATGGAATTCATGATGAAAGTCTCGTGAAAGACTTCCTGAAGATCATGCAAAAAATCATGGAAAGTGACAATAAAGAAGAGCTTTATATCATGAGAATGCAAGAAATCATGGAGAACCCGGAAGCAACCGGAAGTCAGTTAGGTCTTTATAGAATCGCAAGTGAAGCTCAGTATGATTTAAGCTATTCTATTAAAAATAATATTTTAACAATCATTGCAACCAAACAGTTATAAGAGGAGAATATCATGCAAAACTTAAACGTCGATAACTTTTCTATCCACATAAGTGAAGAAGAAAATAAAGTGATATTAAAATGGAAGGGGAAAAGTGAATTTCGGAACCCCAGTGAAATTTTAAATCCTTATTTTGATGAAATCCTTTCTGAATTAAAATCTGCCGAACTCCATGTAGATTTCACAGGATTGGAGTTTATGAATTCTTCTACATTTCCGGCCATACTGAACTTCATGAAGAAATGCGATCAACTGAGTTTAAAGACCCTGTTTATCTATAATGCTTCTTCGGAATGGCAAAACGCTTCATTTAAACCCTTAAAAATGATAGGTTCCAAATTAAACCACATAAATTTTGAGGCTAAATAATCCTTTGTGCCTACCAACAAACTTCTTCAAGATGTAAGCCACATTCTTCAAAAGCTTGTTCATGCGAAAAGAGTATGCATAGCAAGCCTTTCTGTTACAGGTATTTCTATTGAATCCTTTTCCGGAGATCCGTTAAAGCTTCCCTTACAAGAATTATACGAACAAAATCAAATAGCTCCTTCGCGAAATAGCTCATTTCATATTCTTCATTCTCATGATAGAACTCTTGGTTTTTTATATATTGAAAAATCTGAAAATTCTCCCAATGAAACTCCCATTTTGCATGATTTTATTGACCATATAATAAATATATTAGAATACTCGAATCATCTTATATTCCAAACAGAAGAACTTCAAAAAACTAAATATTCCAGAGATGGTGATTATTTTTTAATCTCCCTGCTTTTAGATTCTCTTCAAATCAATTATAACTATATTCCCAATATAAAAACAGATTATCTTATTTTCCAAAAAAAACAATTTTATTTCAATAAACGAAATGGTGAAATCGGAGGAGATCTTTGTCAGACAGATACTATCTATTTAAATGATGGGCACCAATATACCGTTTTCATTAATGGGGATGCCATGGGTAAATCAGTGCAGGGTGCCGGAGGAGCCATTGTGCTGGGAGTTGTCTTTGATGCAGCTCTTTCGAGGGCCAAACAAAGAAAAAATAAAAATTATAATACATATCCGGAACACTGGTTAAAAGAAGTTTTCTTAGACCTTCATTATGTCTTTGAGTCCTTTCAGGGAAATATGTTTTCTTCTTTTATCTTAGGCTTAGTCCATCCGGAAACCAAAACATTGTATTATATCAATGCAGAACATCCATCAAGTATTCTATACCGAGACAAAGTAGCCACATTTTTAGAAACTGAACCTCACCTGAATAAACTTGGTTTTCCCGAACAGGATAAAAATCTCTCGATACGACTTTTTAAATTACTCGATAAAGATATTATCATCATGGGCTCCGACGGGAAAGATGATTTAATTATTGGTTACGATGAAAAAGGAAATTTTGATATTATAAACAATGATGAGAATATGATTTTAAAATGTGTACAGGAGGCTGATGCAGACTTAAAGAAAATCTATGAATTGTTGTCAAAGAATGGTAAATTTAAAGATGATTTATCTTTACTGAAAATCGAATTCAAGGA is part of the Leptospiraceae bacterium genome and encodes:
- a CDS encoding SpoIIE family protein phosphatase, encoding MPTNKLLQDVSHILQKLVHAKRVCIASLSVTGISIESFSGDPLKLPLQELYEQNQIAPSRNSSFHILHSHDRTLGFLYIEKSENSPNETPILHDFIDHIINILEYSNHLIFQTEELQKTKYSRDGDYFLISLLLDSLQINYNYIPNIKTDYLIFQKKQFYFNKRNGEIGGDLCQTDTIYLNDGHQYTVFINGDAMGKSVQGAGGAIVLGVVFDAALSRAKQRKNKNYNTYPEHWLKEVFLDLHYVFESFQGNMFSSFILGLVHPETKTLYYINAEHPSSILYRDKVATFLETEPHLNKLGFPEQDKNLSIRLFKLLDKDIIIMGSDGKDDLIIGYDEKGNFDIINNDENMILKCVQEADADLKKIYELLSKNGKFKDDLSLLKIEFKDKYKKVKISEDIETSLLNIYNILRERMQKTDYNTILSHFYSLKLYIDKVPSLSKLLAKIYYNEFDLEKSVEFFEKYSESYPSDNLYIVPEIYIQFLEILCDYYIAILETDKAIECLEEYIYIEPSNNKMLFKLSKSYLSLNKLLKAHDTAVRLILREPENFDYLIHISDIFLKLKYTEEAQESIQKAKKINPKDPIVLKILKELKNL
- the radA gene encoding DNA repair protein RadA, giving the protein MKKKTKNFICQECGTVFSRWAGKCSSCGTWSSIIEEVSSSDRFSKPLSSQSLSYAKPVSIQEVEQEEYKRIKTGLSELDLVLGGGIVPGSLVLIGGEPGVGKSTLILEISRKLAEKNHRVIYVSGEESPSQISLRARRMKIKSEHILISGESYVENISAMILQEKPSLVFVDSIQTIHKESLMNQAGTITQLRECTQELLETAKKINIPIFIIGHITKEGNIAGPKVLEHLVDTVLYFEGDKLNYYRILRAAKNRFGAVGDIAVFEMYSEGLREVIDRNLLFISRNREEKTGSVLSAIMEGSRALTVEVQALVSRTSFSQARRMAEGLDNRRLVLMAAVIEKYLDMRMIECDIFSNLTGGLNVDEPALDLAICVSIISSYLDKEPRGELAVIGEVGLSGEIRPVSHINTRIKELQSIGIEKILIPEGNITEASSAGKEISGIRHIREIEKVFA
- a CDS encoding class I SAM-dependent methyltransferase; its protein translation is MNFDAILEKGILPDAILRVGIRSLCTQRLKQERESSIEKQQKKFIDLLETLKSSKIAVDTDKANEQHYEVPAEFYNLVLGKYKKYSSCYWDDTTKDLSQAEAKMLAKTVETAKLSDGQRILELGCGWGSLSLYMAEQFPNSKIVAVSNSKSQKDYILQQAKDRNLHNLEVITCDINTLELNRKFDRVVSVEMFEHVRNYDGLFKKIHSFLEEEGLLFIHIFCHKDLAYLFEDTDDTDWMSRYFFTGGIMPSRHLFFYFARGFFNESHIIYNGKHYEKTSNAWLENLDKNREEVLKIFTGVYGEKRASAWLQYWRIFFMAVAELFGYDRGNEWIVSHYTFRKI
- a CDS encoding MFS transporter, producing MYKSEYKLNNLRITGISVAETGIFALEVMIRLYLLNFYTDVVGLKAELAGLAISAGIFWDAISDPLMGILSDKTQSSLGKRRPYILAGSIGLALATFIIFNPPFLESNSAKFSYLLLSFIFLSTCLTVLSIPHTALVADIAVDPDKRNKIFAIKMILGNMGLLLAISLPLLLSQEKQGLSDFYSLSFILAITIITSGLFSFFSSKGFDTNTHKNPSNQLISLLLKQVIANRAFLLFILAYFIAYIGVAINSSLALYYYQYKLGLRNQEIGLILIIFILSWLLASLLWLSLSNRFHKQKLAFLGIFLLGVLTSISYPFFPEKQLFYPLFMAVIGGFLVGSIFLFDSILADLEEADRLKTGTEKDGIYFSLAKFSMKASRSFAVALSGFLLSLIHFLPKQAQNPETNFQLGLLFGPFVGFFFILSSILFLKIPLKKNGVI
- a CDS encoding DMT family protein; its protein translation is MKGLLSIFLLILSNTFMTLAWYGHLKFAELSFMKKAGLFGIILISWGIAFFEYIFQVPANRIGFIGNGGPFSIWQLKVIQEVITLSLFTFFVLLVFKTETFRWNYLIGFFFLILAVFFIFKK
- the lpxK gene encoding tetraacyldisaccharide 4'-kinase, encoding MPERVLRFFLYLFYPLTLLYRFLFFLDRLLKKENYELKDAVVISVGNLSTGGTGKTPFILYLIDFFDRHYPAYRSIVLSRGYGGKMSEQGMQVETFNSTEDCGDEPFLIKFNRPEAEVIIGKKRYHAYRKFQKESSAAKVIFLDDGFQHHELARNFDIVLIDSDKGLGNGFTIPLGHLREPLSGLKRADMVIFTRCKPENEGKRKELKKEIYRIKKELPILESHLKAECLLNSKQEKHDLEELANKEIYAFSGIGNPYSFERMLVQYMPAKVHFKHFLDHHSFSEKDIENIIKESNGYHWIICTEKDFVKIKDFRIEGLEKIFYLKIHFELEKEEQLLEQFKCLAL
- a CDS encoding alpha-galactosidase, producing the protein MENIELSYILNGKLEKTGFQVGEEGEFRSKDGFFILKSRSLVNRFQGQHISLSLHFSGQNPGASSLELETLKVDIKAPRLQSALVFQQGYQSWSFSVAYQHTERDLSPALEFLRYNEENVYTHHSGKFGDFQTEGFMALYSEKDKKGLLVGASSADGPNQTYRVLYKPNGEIHSLSVSFGLYCNREVNVNAKLDLGSLDTYEFKISPEEALENFARFSSEKYARPTREMPTPRGWCSWYYYYTEINEDVILNNLRLLQEKQPGLEFFQIDDGYQKEIGDWLLFNERFPNGLKPIVEEIKKTGMKPGLWLAPFLIRKKSEFFQTYPEAVLRDTKGNPVPALWNPLWGWDYTYTMDASHPRALEFLEHVFDVLVNELGFVYLKLDFLYSASLIGEAFDKSLHPASRYRNALKRIRKVVGEEVFLLGCGAPLVPSYGIFDGMRIGCDVAPFWYPEWFRKLANDKHALCTEKALVNTLTRSFHHRNHWLNDPDCLLVRKDKNFMTEKQTILMATIMAMSGGMLLISDNMETIANSRLVILQKAIELSKACEKKKSIPLGIFESKFPKGFYNPAGFLGIWNPERTEKVIELNLPEEIPLSVFRDYWTEKKISEISIKGKKLHANLSAFQTYVFQF
- a CDS encoding ribonuclease D, which produces MSPKPSKIKPILFQCDLDESIFQTYLEDDTLSVDCEMMGLNPRRDRLCVVQMCDTRNNFSLVQIVPGQTEAPRLKALLENPAITKIFHYARMDLCSLKSWLGIRVNPIFCTKIASKLSRTYSDRHGLRELIREFFGENMDKKNQSSDWGKKNLNFDQIEYACEDVRYLATLQSILSEMLEREGRLELAEECFRFIPTMVELDLLEMTGILEH